In the genome of Proteiniborus ethanoligenes, the window TACCTGGAAGTATACCTGCAGGTATCTTTACAGATATAGTTTTAACCTCACCTAGTATGTTAACACTTATAATTTTGCTTACTCCTTCATATGCTTCCTTTAAACTAATTTCTAATTCAGATTCAACATCTTCCCCTTTTACATTTCTACTCCTTCTATTTGAAAATATATTTCCTAAATCAAAGCTGGATGTTGAAAAACCATCTCTTCCTCCAAAAAACATGTTGAAAAAGTCACTAAAATCCGATGCATCTCCTGTTGAATAGTATTGATAATTTCCGCTACCAAAGCCAAATTGCGATGGATCAAACTCTGCTCCATTCTGAAAGTTATAGCTTTGGCCAAAGGTATCATATTTTTTTCTTTTTTCTTCATCTCCTAATACTTCGTAGGCCTCATTTATTTCTTTAAATTTTTCTTCAGCTGCCTTATCATTTGGATTTAAATCAGGATGATATTTTTTAGCAAGCTTTTTATATGATTTTTTAATATCAGGAATAGTAGCATTTTTGGATACTCCAAGTACTTCATAATAATCTTTATATTTCATAAAAATCTCCACCTCTACAATAAATCAAGTTTGACTTTCTTTGACCTTTGATTTGATTATAATATTTTTTTATCTTTAAATCAATATGATAATCTATAGTTTTCTATAATTTTCCCATTTTATTAAAAGGATATAGTCTGATTATTACTTTTGCTCTTACATTTTTAAGAGGAATAGGACCAATATCTCTACTATCTCTACTGTCATTTCTATTGTCTCCCATTACAAACACATGCCCATCTGGAATCCTTATACTCATATCCTCCGTAATCATCTCTTCAAATATATAAATTTCCTCTATAAGTTCTCCATTTCTATATAGCTTATTATTTCTAATTTCTAGTGTATCACCAGGTACGCCAATGACTCTTTTTATTAGGAAATCCATATTTTTTCTTCTCAAAATAGTACTTATTATTGCACTATCCTTGGCTTCATCTATTATAGTTCTATTTTTGTTTATATTACCATCTACTATTACTATATCACCATATTTAGGTACGCTCTTAAATATTTGATTTGTTTTTATTGCAAATAACCTATCTCCATGATTTAAAGTCGGATTCATGGATCTACCATCTACTCCAGTCATTTCAAAAACAAAAATATTTATAATCAATGCCAGCACAAATGCAATCCCTAAGGACTTTGTCCATGATATTAGTTCCATAGCTATAGTTTTTCTTGACATATTAAAGCCTCCTGTTTATCTATATAAAATTTTTATTGTAGTTTTCTAATCTACAAATATTCTAATACTATTTGCTGATGTTTATGTTATGAACGGCATTATCTACTATTTCCTTATATCTATGCTTTCTATTAGTAAAATCCACTTCCGTTATTATCATGCTAATTAATATTAACACAGCTCCTATTAAACCCTTCTTGCTAAGAATTTCTCCTAAAATAACATATCCAAATATTGCTGCAAAAACAGGTTCCGCTGTAAAAATTAATGCTGTATGAGTAGGACTAGTAAACTTCTGCGCTATACTTTGAACAATAAAGGCACCTAAAGTACAAACTACACTTAATATTATTATATTTGTCCATACCTCATAATTAGTTGGAACTATAGGTTTCTCGAAGGATAATGTTGTTATTAAGCTTAGTATAGCACAAACTCCCATCTGAATAACTGCAAGAGCAATAGGTTCACTTTCCATTGTATATCTCCCTAGGAGTATTATATGAATTGCACATATTATGGCACATATAAAAGTATATATATCACCAATATTTATTTCTGATATGCTTTTATTTAAGGATAGAAGCCCTAGTCCTGCAAATGCCATAAAGACACTAAAAAACACTTTTTTCTCAGGAACCTTTTTCATAAGTAATGCTGAAAATATCGGAACCAATATCACATTGAAGCCTGTAATAAATGCAGATTTTGAAGCTGTAGTATAGTTAAGTCCTACAGTTTGGAGTCCATAAGTAGCATATACTACAATCCCTAAAATTACACCTTGTTTAATAGTCTTTCTATCCATATTAATTAATTGCTTTAAAAAAATAATTAATGATAAAACAAATGCTATAGAAAATCTAATAGCTAAAAAGTTAAATGTGCTTAGCTCAGATAATGAGCTTTTAGTTAATAGAAAAGAGGCTCCCCATCCTACGGTTACTAATAATAACGCTATATCTGCTTTTAGTTGTTTCGACATATGAAACCTCCCTTTAAATCTAAATAAATTGTCTATATCTTGCTATTACTCTAGATTTATTATATTTGATTACTTACATTTTGTATATATTAATTAATGATAGCATAAATTCTTCAATATTGTCTGTTTTAATAAAAAAACTATCTAGGACTATAAATCTATGTTTATATTTCCTAGATAGTTTATTAAACATTTATTCTCACTAAGGAACTAACCGCATTTAGAAAATCCACAGCTACGGCATATTACACATCCGCCTTCATGTTCAAGCACACTGCCACATTCAGGACATGAACTGCCTTTTGATTGAGGTTTTATATCAAGTCCTGATGAGATTTCTTCTAAAGAATCATTGTCAGCTACGCTGCATGAAATAGGATTATTCTTTATTTCTTGTTCAATCTCCATGGCAATATCGTTTGTTGATGAATTTTCAACATCTACATAAGTATTCATAACTTTTTCAAGTGCTTTTCCTATAGCATCTGGACAAGAGAGAACCTTAATATCTTTGTTGGTGCCTCTTTGACGTAGGGTAGAATGACATCTTATTCCTTTTAATTGCTCAACAACAGACTTAACATCCATACCTGATCTAAGTGCTATAGAAACAAGTCTACTTGTAGCTTCACTTTGGCTTGGACATCCTCCTGCTCTACCTACATTAGTAAATACCTCGCATATTCCTTTTTCATCATAGTTAACTGTAATGTAAAGATTGCCACATCCTATTCTAACCTTTTCTGTCATTCCCTGAGTTATTTCTGGTCTCATTCTAGGTTTAATAGCTATACTATCATCTTGACTTATATTTTCTTTAGGCTCTTCCTTCTTTCCAGTACTAAGAACCTGATCTTCTCTGCTTCCATCTCTATAAATAGTTACGCCCTTACAACCAAGCCTATAGGCCAAAGTGTATACTTCTTCTACATCTTCCTTAGTTGCTTCATTTCTAAAGTTTACCGTCTTTGATACTGCATTGTCAACATGGTTTTGATATGCTGCTTGCATTTTTATATGCCAAATAGGTGAAATATCATGGGATGTTACAAAAATTCTTTTTATATCTTCTGGTATTTCATCTATATGAGCTAATGTACCTTCTTCAGCAATTCTCT includes:
- the lepB gene encoding signal peptidase I gives rise to the protein MSRKTIAMELISWTKSLGIAFVLALIINIFVFEMTGVDGRSMNPTLNHGDRLFAIKTNQIFKSVPKYGDIVIVDGNINKNRTIIDEAKDSAIISTILRRKNMDFLIKRVIGVPGDTLEIRNNKLYRNGELIEEIYIFEEMITEDMSIRIPDGHVFVMGDNRNDSRDSRDIGPIPLKNVRAKVIIRLYPFNKMGKL
- a CDS encoding DMT family transporter codes for the protein MSKQLKADIALLLVTVGWGASFLLTKSSLSELSTFNFLAIRFSIAFVLSLIIFLKQLINMDRKTIKQGVILGIVVYATYGLQTVGLNYTTASKSAFITGFNVILVPIFSALLMKKVPEKKVFFSVFMAFAGLGLLSLNKSISEINIGDIYTFICAIICAIHIILLGRYTMESEPIALAVIQMGVCAILSLITTLSFEKPIVPTNYEVWTNIIILSVVCTLGAFIVQSIAQKFTSPTHTALIFTAEPVFAAIFGYVILGEILSKKGLIGAVLILISMIITEVDFTNRKHRYKEIVDNAVHNINISK
- a CDS encoding DnaJ C-terminal domain-containing protein, producing the protein MKYKDYYEVLGVSKNATIPDIKKSYKKLAKKYHPDLNPNDKAAEEKFKEINEAYEVLGDEEKRKKYDTFGQSYNFQNGAEFDPSQFGFGSGNYQYYSTGDASDFSDFFNMFFGGRDGFSTSSFDLGNIFSNRRSRNVKGEDVESELEISLKEAYEGVSKIISVNILGEVKTISVKIPAGILPGKKIKIKEQGGKGSRGGKNGDLLLKIKIKDDKEFKLEGLDIIRDLNLLPWEAALGSDVVVKSLKDKVKIKIPAGIQTDEKIKLKGLGYKDMNGNKGDMFVRIKIVNPTSLTQKERELYESLKEASTFNPRE